One window of the Bartonella bacilliformis KC583 genome contains the following:
- the rpsL gene encoding 30S ribosomal protein S12, whose translation MPTVNQLIRKPRVVPVKRNKVPALQANPQKRGVCTRVYTTTPKKPNSALRKVAKVRLTNGFEVIGYIPGEGHNLQEHSVVVIRGGRVKDLPGVRYHIIRGLLDTQGVKNRKQRRSKYGAKRPK comes from the coding sequence ATGCCTACCGTAAACCAGTTAATTCGCAAACCGCGTGTAGTTCCGGTTAAGCGTAATAAGGTTCCTGCCCTTCAGGCAAATCCACAGAAACGTGGTGTTTGCACCCGTGTATATACGACAACACCGAAGAAGCCGAATTCTGCCCTTCGTAAAGTTGCTAAAGTTCGTTTAACAAACGGATTTGAGGTGATTGGTTATATTCCTGGTGAGGGACATAACCTTCAAGAGCACTCTGTTGTGGTGATTCGTGGTGGTCGTGTGAAGGATTTGCCAGGGGTCCGTTATCACATTATTCGTGGTTTGCTTGATACGCAAGGTGTTAAAAATCGTAAACAGCGCCGTTCGAAGTATGGCGCAAAGCGTCCGAAATAA
- the rpsG gene encoding 30S ribosomal protein S7: MSRRHRAEKREINPDPKFGDVVITKFMNAIMFDGKKSVAERIVYGALDVVEGKVKTDPVALFHQALENVAPHIEVRSRRVGGATYQVPVDVRPDRRQALAIRWLIKAARGRNETAMIDRLSGELVDAANNRGTAVKKREDVHRMAEANRAFSHYRW, translated from the coding sequence ATGTCCCGTCGTCATAGAGCAGAAAAGCGTGAAATTAATCCGGATCCTAAATTTGGTGATGTGGTTATTACAAAATTTATGAATGCCATTATGTTTGATGGTAAAAAGTCGGTTGCTGAACGTATTGTTTACGGTGCACTTGATGTGGTGGAAGGGAAAGTGAAAACGGATCCAGTAGCGTTGTTTCATCAGGCGTTAGAAAATGTTGCTCCTCATATTGAGGTTCGTTCACGTCGTGTTGGTGGTGCTACTTATCAGGTTCCGGTAGATGTTCGTCCGGATCGTCGTCAGGCACTTGCTATCCGTTGGTTAATTAAAGCAGCGCGTGGGCGCAATGAGACGGCGATGATTGATCGTCTTTCTGGTGAATTGGTGGATGCAGCGAATAATCGTGGTACTGCAGTGAAGAAGCGTGAAGATGTTCACCGTATGGCTGAAGCTAATCGTGCATTTTCGCATTATCGTTGGTAG
- the fusA gene encoding elongation factor G: MAREYKIEDYRNFGIMAHIDAGKTTMTERILFYTGKNHKIGETHDGASTMDWMEQEQERGITITSAATTTFWKGRDGRKRRFNIIDTPGHVDFTIEVERSLRVLDGAIALLDANAGVEPQTETVWRQAEKYHVPRMVFVNKMDKIGADFYRSVEMVGSRLGAKALVVQLPIGSENDFQGVIDLVEMKALTWDGSIGASAIVSEIPAELKEKAEEYREKLIEMAVEVDEAATEAYLEGIMPTNEQLEALIRKGTIEVQFHPVLCGTAFKNKGVQPLLDAVVSYLPSPVDIPAIGGIDVKTEAETVRESSDNAPLSMLAFKIMNDPFVGSLTFCRIYSGKVQKGISLENTVKGKRERLGRMLQMHSNSREDIEEAFAGDIVALAGLKETTTGDTLCDPLKPVILERMEFPEPVIEIAIEPKTKADQEKMGIALNRLAAEDPSFRVKSDEESGQTIIAGMGELHLDIIVDRMRREFKVEANVGQPQVAYRESITKVAEIDYTHKKQSGGSGQFARVKIVFEPHDGDDFVFESKIVGGAVPKEYIPGVQKGIESVMGSGPLAGFPMLGVKATLIDGGYHDVDSSVLAFEIAARAAFREGAKKAGAQLLEPIMKVEVVTPEDYVGDVIGDLNSRRGQISGTEARGIATVVNAMVPLANMFGYVNTLRSMSQGRAQYTMQFSHYEPVPSVVAQEIQKKYA; this comes from the coding sequence ATGGCTCGCGAATATAAAATCGAAGACTACCGTAATTTTGGTATTATGGCGCATATTGATGCTGGTAAAACCACAATGACTGAGCGCATTTTGTTCTATACGGGTAAAAATCATAAAATCGGTGAGACGCATGATGGTGCTTCTACGATGGATTGGATGGAGCAAGAGCAGGAGCGTGGTATCACGATTACATCTGCTGCAACGACAACCTTTTGGAAGGGGCGTGATGGTCGAAAGCGGCGTTTTAATATTATTGATACGCCTGGGCACGTTGATTTTACAATTGAGGTTGAGCGTTCTTTGCGTGTTCTTGATGGTGCAATAGCGTTGTTAGATGCTAACGCTGGTGTGGAACCTCAAACGGAAACTGTTTGGCGGCAGGCTGAAAAATATCATGTGCCGCGCATGGTTTTTGTTAATAAGATGGATAAAATTGGAGCTGATTTCTATCGTAGTGTAGAAATGGTTGGTTCGCGATTGGGTGCTAAGGCGCTTGTTGTGCAGTTGCCGATTGGTTCCGAAAATGATTTTCAGGGTGTTATTGATCTTGTTGAAATGAAGGCGTTAACCTGGGATGGCTCCATTGGTGCATCGGCAATAGTATCTGAAATTCCAGCTGAATTAAAAGAAAAAGCAGAAGAATATCGTGAAAAGCTGATTGAGATGGCGGTTGAAGTTGATGAGGCTGCGACAGAGGCTTATTTAGAAGGTATTATGCCAACCAATGAGCAGCTTGAGGCTCTTATTCGTAAGGGAACGATAGAAGTTCAATTTCATCCAGTTCTTTGTGGTACGGCTTTTAAAAACAAAGGGGTTCAGCCACTTTTGGATGCTGTTGTTTCTTATCTTCCTTCACCAGTTGATATTCCAGCTATTGGTGGTATTGATGTTAAGACTGAAGCTGAGACAGTGCGTGAATCTTCGGATAATGCTCCACTTTCTATGCTTGCTTTCAAAATTATGAATGATCCATTTGTTGGTTCGTTGACTTTTTGTCGCATTTATTCTGGTAAAGTTCAAAAAGGTATTTCTCTTGAAAATACTGTAAAAGGAAAAAGAGAGCGTTTGGGGCGTATGCTTCAAATGCATTCAAATTCTCGTGAAGATATTGAAGAAGCGTTTGCAGGTGACATTGTTGCTCTTGCTGGGCTTAAGGAAACGACAACAGGTGACACTCTTTGTGATCCGTTGAAACCTGTTATTTTAGAACGAATGGAGTTTCCGGAACCTGTTATAGAAATTGCAATTGAGCCAAAAACAAAGGCAGACCAAGAAAAAATGGGTATTGCGCTTAATCGGTTGGCGGCAGAAGATCCCTCATTTCGTGTTAAGTCAGATGAAGAATCTGGTCAAACGATCATTGCTGGAATGGGTGAGCTTCATCTTGATATTATTGTCGATCGTATGCGGCGTGAATTTAAAGTTGAAGCTAATGTGGGGCAGCCTCAAGTTGCTTATCGTGAATCGATTACGAAAGTTGCTGAAATTGACTATACTCACAAAAAGCAATCTGGTGGTTCTGGACAGTTTGCTCGTGTGAAGATTGTTTTTGAACCTCATGATGGTGATGATTTTGTGTTTGAGTCAAAGATTGTTGGTGGTGCTGTTCCTAAAGAGTATATTCCAGGTGTTCAAAAGGGAATTGAAAGCGTTATGGGATCAGGTCCTCTTGCAGGCTTCCCTATGCTTGGTGTAAAAGCTACTCTTATTGATGGTGGCTATCATGATGTTGATTCTTCTGTTTTGGCTTTTGAAATTGCTGCACGTGCAGCATTTCGAGAAGGAGCAAAAAAAGCTGGTGCACAGCTTCTTGAGCCAATTATGAAGGTAGAGGTTGTTACGCCTGAAGATTATGTTGGTGATGTGATTGGTGATTTGAACTCTCGTCGGGGACAGATTTCTGGTACTGAAGCTCGTGGTATTGCTACAGTAGTGAATGCAATGGTTCCTTTGGCAAATATGTTCGGTTATGTAAATACGCTTCGCTCAATGAGTCAGGGGCGTGCTCAATATACAATGCAGTTTAGTCACTATGAACCTGTTCCTTCGGTTGTAGCTCAGGAGATTCAAAAGAAATACGCGTGA
- the tuf gene encoding elongation factor Tu, whose product MAKSKFERTKPHVNIGTIGHVDHGKTSLTAAITKYFGEFKAYDQIDAAPEERARGITISTAHVEYETDQRHYAHVDCPGHADYVKNMITGAAQMDGAILVVSAADGPMPQTREHILLARQVGVPAIVVFLNKVDQVDDAELLELVELEVRELLSKYDFPGDDIPIVKGSALAALEDSDKSIGEDAVRLLMSEVDRYIPTPERPVDQSFLMPIEDVFSISGRGTVVTGRVERGVVKVGEEIEIVGIRPTSKTTVTGVEMFRKLLDQGQAGDNIGALLRGIDREGIERGQVLAKPGSVTPHTKFKAEAYILTKDEGGRHTPFFTNYRPQFYFRTTDVTGIVTLPEGTEMVMPGDNVAMDVSLIVPIAMEEKLRFAIREGGRTVGAGIVSKIIE is encoded by the coding sequence ATGGCAAAGAGCAAATTTGAACGTACGAAGCCGCATGTTAATATTGGCACGATTGGTCACGTTGACCATGGTAAGACGTCATTGACAGCAGCGATTACGAAGTATTTTGGTGAATTTAAAGCCTATGACCAAATTGATGCGGCCCCTGAAGAGCGGGCGCGTGGGATTACCATTTCTACTGCACATGTTGAATATGAAACAGATCAGCGTCACTATGCGCATGTTGATTGTCCTGGGCATGCAGACTATGTGAAGAATATGATCACAGGGGCAGCGCAAATGGATGGTGCTATTCTGGTGGTTTCTGCGGCAGATGGTCCAATGCCTCAGACCCGTGAGCATATTTTGTTAGCGCGTCAGGTTGGTGTTCCTGCGATTGTTGTTTTTTTGAATAAAGTTGATCAGGTTGATGATGCTGAGCTTTTGGAACTTGTTGAGCTTGAGGTTCGGGAGCTTCTTTCAAAATATGATTTTCCAGGGGATGATATACCGATTGTTAAGGGGTCAGCATTAGCTGCTCTTGAAGATTCGGATAAAAGCATAGGAGAGGATGCTGTTCGTCTTTTAATGAGTGAGGTTGATAGATATATACCGACCCCTGAGCGTCCAGTTGATCAATCATTTTTGATGCCGATAGAGGATGTGTTTTCGATTTCAGGGCGTGGAACGGTTGTAACCGGTCGTGTTGAGCGTGGAGTTGTTAAAGTTGGTGAAGAAATTGAGATTGTAGGGATACGTCCAACGTCTAAGACGACGGTTACTGGTGTTGAGATGTTTCGCAAGCTTTTGGATCAAGGTCAAGCCGGTGATAATATTGGTGCATTGCTTCGTGGTATTGACCGTGAGGGGATTGAGCGTGGTCAGGTTTTAGCGAAACCTGGTTCCGTGACTCCGCATACCAAATTTAAAGCGGAAGCTTATATTTTGACGAAAGACGAAGGGGGACGTCATACGCCGTTTTTTACGAATTATCGTCCTCAGTTTTATTTTCGTACGACAGATGTGACAGGGATTGTTACGCTTCCTGAAGGAACAGAAATGGTTATGCCTGGTGATAATGTTGCGATGGATGTATCTTTGATTGTTCCTATTGCCATGGAAGAGAAGCT